A single window of Mustela erminea isolate mMusErm1 chromosome 4, mMusErm1.Pri, whole genome shotgun sequence DNA harbors:
- the LOC116588238 gene encoding coiled-coil-helix-coiled-coil-helix domain-containing protein 2-like, whose product MPRGSRSRTSRMAPPASRAPQMRAAPRPAPAAQPPAAAPPSAVGSPAAAPRQPGLMAQMASTAAGVAVGSAVGHTIGHAITGGFGGGSSAEPSRPDITYQEPQGAQPVYQQPQQQFGPCHYEMKQFLECAQNQGDLKLCEGFSEVLKQCRFANGLA is encoded by the coding sequence ATGCCGCGTGGAAGCCGGAGCCGCACCTCCCGCATGGCCCCTCCGGCCAGCCGGGCTCCTCAGATGAGAGCTGCACCGAGACCAGCGCCTGCAGCTCAGCCGCCAGCAGCGGCTCCCCCATCTGCTGTTGGCTCACCTGCGGCTGCACCCCGGCAACCCGGTCTCATGGCCCAAATGGCATCCACTGCAGCAGGCGTGGCTGTGGGCTCTGCTGTTGGGCACACGATAGGTCACGCCATCACTGGGGGCTTCGGTGGAGGAAGTAGTGCTGAGCCTTCAAGGCCTGACATCACTTACCAGGAGCCTCAGGGAGCCCAGCCAGTGTACCAGCAGCCACAGCAGCAGTTTGGCCCTTGCCACTATGAGATGAAACAGTTTCTGGAGTGCGCCCAGAACCAGGGTGACCTTAAGCTTTGTGAAGGTTTCAGCGAGGTGCTGAAACAGTGCAGATTTGCAAATGGATTAGCCTAA
- the GABRR2 gene encoding gamma-aminobutyric acid receptor subunit rho-2 isoform X2: MILQKNVDMTKIRKGKPQPLLRVEDHDFSMRPAFGGPAIPVGVDVQVESLDSISEVDMDFTMTLYLRHYWKDERLAFPSTSNKSMTFDGRLVKKIWVPDVFFVHSKRSFIHDTTTDNIMLRVFPDGHVLYSMRITVTAMCNMDFSHFPLDSQTCSLELESYAYTDEDLMLYWKNGDESLKTDEKISLSQFLIQKFHTTSRLAFYSSTGWYNRLYINFTLRRHIFFFLLQTYFPATLMVMLSWVSFWIDRRAVPARVSLGITTVLTMSTIITGVNASMPRVSYIKAVDIYLWVSFVFVFLSVLEYAAVNYLTTVQERKERQLREKFPCMSGMLPSRTMMLDGSYSESEANSLAGYPRSHILTEEERQDKIVVHVALSNESNSSRKKGFLKGHMGLRIFQNTHAIDKYSRLIFPASYIFFNLIYWSVFS; this comes from the exons GCCCCGCTATCCCGGTGGGCGTGGACGTGCAGGTGGAGAGCCTGGACAGCATCTCGGAGGTGGACATG GACTTCACCATGACCCTGTACCTGCGGCATTACTGGAAGGACGAGAGGCTGGCCTTTCCCAGCACCAGCAACAAGAGCATGACCTTCGATGGCCGGCTGGTAAAGAAGATCTGGGTCCCCGACGTCTTCTTCGTTCACTCCAAACGGTCGTTCATCCACGACACCACCACCGACAACATCATGCTACGGGTGTTTCCAGATGGGCACGTGCTGTACAGCATGAG GATTACGGTCACTGCCATGTGCAACATGGACTTCAGCCACTTTCCCCTGGACTCCCAGACCTGCTCTTTGGAGCTGGAAAGCT ATGCGTATACAGATGAAGATCTAATGCTGTATTGGAAGAATGGGGATGAATCCCTGAAAACCGATGAGAAGATCTCCCTGTCccagtttctgattcagaaatTTCACACCACTTCCAGACTGGCCTTCTACAGCAGCACTG GCTGGTACAACCGTCTGTACATTAACTTCACATTGCGACgccacatcttcttcttcttgctcCAAACCTATTTCCCTGCCACCCTGATGGTCATGCTGTCCTGGGTGTCCTTCTGGATTGACCGTAGAGCTGTGCCCGCCAGAGTTTCTCTGG GTATCACCACCGTGCTGACCATGTCCACCATCATCACGGGCGTGAACGCCTCCATGCCCCGCGTCTCCTACATCAAGGCGGTGGACATCTACCTGTGGGTCAGCTTCGTGTTCGTGTTCCTGTCGGTGCTGGAGTACGCAGCTGTCAACTACCTGACCACCGTGCAGGAGCGCAAGGAGCGCCAGCTGCGTGAGAAG TTCCCATGCATGTCTGGAATGCTTCCCTCAAGAACCATGATGCTGGACGGAAGCTACAGTGAGTCTGAGGCCAACAGCCTTGCCGGGTACCCGAGAAGCCATATTctgacagaagaagaaagacaagacaaaatAGTGGTCCACGTGGCTCTGAGCAATGAATCCAACTCCTCCAGGAAGAAGGGGTTTCTGAAGGGCCACATGGGTCTTCGCATCTTCCAGAACACACATGCCATTGACAAATACTCCAGGCTGATATTTCCTGCTTCCTACATATTTTTCAACTTAATTTATTGGTCAGTGTTTTCCTAG